In Mycolicibacterium alvei, a single window of DNA contains:
- the secD gene encoding protein translocase subunit SecD, which produces MASSSAPVRPARYLSLFLALLVGVYLLVFLTGDKQAKPKLGIDLQGGTRVTLTARTPDGSTPTREALNQAQQIISARVDGLGVSGSEVVIDGDNLVITVPGNDGSEARNLGQTARLYIRPVVHSMPAKPPAAQGQQPGAPAAPGAPGAPAAPGAPAAPGVVPGLPGAVPGLEPGAPGEAPAVPPAGEQPVPPAGEPVPAPQPRPYPLDPAPTPGEPTPAPAPGEPGPAPAPAPAPAPAPQQPKPGDAKAALAQRISDEKELRQSTNPSIQILALQYQATRCGEEDVLAGNDDPNLPLITCSQDGQTVYLLSKSIMSGEEIETASSGLDQQQGQYVVDVTFKSGGAKTWAEFTAANVGTQTAFTLDSQVVSAPEIREAIPGGNTQITGQFNADTAKELANVLKYGSLPLSFESSEAETVSATLGLSSMRAGLIAGAVGLAAVLLYSLLYYRVLGLLVALSLIAAGAVVFAILVLLGRYIGYTLDLAGIAGLIIGIGTTADSFVVFFERIKDEIREGRSFRSAVPRGWARARKTIVSGNAVTFLAAAVLYFLAIGQVKGFAFTLGLTTILDIVVVFLVTWPLVYLASKSPTMAKPSLNGLGAVQQIARERREASHATSGRG; this is translated from the coding sequence GTGGCATCGTCTTCGGCGCCGGTGCGTCCTGCGCGCTACCTGTCGCTCTTCCTGGCCCTTCTGGTCGGCGTTTACCTGCTGGTGTTCCTCACCGGCGACAAGCAGGCGAAGCCCAAACTAGGCATTGACCTGCAGGGCGGTACCCGGGTGACGCTGACGGCGCGCACCCCGGACGGCTCGACGCCGACCAGAGAAGCACTCAATCAGGCCCAACAGATCATCAGTGCCCGCGTGGACGGTCTCGGCGTCTCGGGCTCGGAGGTCGTCATCGACGGCGACAACCTGGTGATCACCGTTCCCGGCAATGACGGCAGCGAGGCCCGCAACCTGGGCCAGACCGCCCGCCTGTACATCCGGCCCGTCGTGCACTCGATGCCCGCCAAGCCGCCGGCCGCGCAGGGACAGCAACCGGGCGCCCCCGCGGCTCCAGGCGCCCCGGGCGCCCCCGCGGCTCCGGGTGCACCTGCGGCTCCGGGCGTTGTGCCGGGGCTTCCCGGTGCGGTCCCAGGCCTCGAGCCGGGCGCGCCCGGTGAGGCTCCGGCGGTACCGCCGGCCGGCGAGCAGCCGGTGCCTCCGGCCGGTGAGCCGGTCCCGGCGCCCCAGCCGCGGCCCTACCCGCTGGACCCGGCACCCACTCCGGGTGAACCGACTCCGGCCCCGGCCCCGGGTGAGCCCGGCCCGGCACCCGCTCCCGCACCGGCACCCGCACCGGCTCCGCAACAGCCCAAGCCCGGTGATGCCAAGGCTGCTCTGGCGCAGCGTATTTCCGATGAGAAGGAACTGCGGCAGAGCACCAACCCGTCGATCCAGATCCTGGCGCTTCAGTACCAAGCCACCCGCTGCGGTGAAGAAGATGTACTCGCCGGCAACGACGATCCGAACCTGCCGTTGATCACGTGCTCGCAAGACGGGCAGACGGTGTACCTGCTCAGCAAGTCGATCATGAGCGGTGAAGAGATCGAGACCGCCTCCTCGGGCCTGGACCAGCAGCAGGGCCAGTACGTCGTCGACGTGACCTTCAAGAGTGGGGGAGCCAAGACCTGGGCCGAGTTCACCGCGGCGAACGTGGGCACTCAGACCGCCTTCACCTTGGACTCGCAGGTGGTCAGCGCACCCGAGATCCGGGAAGCGATTCCCGGTGGCAACACCCAGATCACCGGTCAGTTCAACGCGGACACGGCCAAGGAACTGGCCAACGTGCTCAAGTACGGATCGCTGCCGCTGTCGTTCGAGTCGTCGGAGGCCGAGACCGTTTCGGCGACCCTGGGCCTGTCCTCCATGCGAGCCGGTCTGATCGCAGGCGCGGTTGGTCTTGCGGCGGTGCTGCTGTACTCGTTGCTGTACTACCGGGTGCTCGGCCTGTTGGTGGCGCTGTCGCTGATCGCTGCCGGCGCGGTGGTTTTCGCCATCCTCGTGCTGCTCGGCCGCTATATCGGCTACACGCTGGACCTGGCCGGCATCGCCGGTCTGATCATCGGTATCGGCACCACCGCGGACTCCTTCGTGGTGTTCTTCGAGCGAATAAAGGACGAGATCCGCGAGGGCAGATCTTTCCGGTCGGCGGTGCCCCGAGGTTGGGCACGTGCCCGCAAGACGATCGTGTCCGGCAACGCCGTGACCTTCCTGGCTGCCGCGGTGCTGTACTTCCTGGCGATCGGTCAGGTCAAGGGCTTCGCGTTCACGTTGGGGCTGACCACGATCCTGGACATCGTGGTGGTGTTCCTGGTGACCTGGCCGCTGGTGTACCTGGCGTCCAAGTCCCCGACGATGGCAAAACCTTCCCTCAACGGCCTCGGCGCGGTGCAGCAGATCGCGCGGGAACGCCGGGAGGCTTCGCATGCGACCTCGGGACGGGGATAA
- the yajC gene encoding preprotein translocase subunit YajC: protein MDLVIFLPLLIVMGAFMFFASRRQRKAMQATIDLHNSLQIGDRVHTTSGLQATITGITDDNVDLEIAPGVVTTWMKLAVRDRIEEDTDDDFDDAVGATELTESAGVTDADGFKKD from the coding sequence ATGGATCTCGTCATTTTCCTGCCCCTGCTGATCGTCATGGGCGCGTTTATGTTCTTCGCGTCGCGTCGTCAGCGCAAGGCCATGCAGGCAACCATCGACCTGCACAATTCCCTGCAGATCGGGGATCGCGTCCACACCACCTCGGGCCTGCAGGCCACGATCACGGGTATCACCGACGACAACGTCGACCTGGAGATCGCTCCCGGTGTCGTCACCACCTGGATGAAGCTCGCGGTGCGCGATCGCATCGAAGAGGACACCGACGACGATTTCGACGATGCGGTGGGTGCGACCGAATTGACCGAGAGCGCCGGTGTCACCGATGCCGACGGCTTCAAGAAAGACTGA
- the gabT gene encoding 4-aminobutyrate--2-oxoglutarate transaminase — protein MSHPEQSRHLATTIPGPKSEALSGRKMAAVARGVGTTMPVYATRAGGGIVEDVDGNRLIDLGSGIAVTTIGNSSPRVVEAVAAQAGNFTHTCFMVTPYERYVAVCEHLNRLTPVHGEKRSALFNSGSEAVENAVKIARSYTHKTAVVAFDHAYHGRTNLTMALTAKAMPYKHGFGPFAPEIYRAPLSYPYRDAEFGKELATDGALAAKRAIDVMEKQIGADNLAAVIIEPIQGEGGFIVPADGFLPALLGWCRDNNVVFIADEVQTGFARTGAMFACEHEGIDPDLIVTAKGIADGLPLSAVTGRAEIMDSPHVSGLGGTYGGNPIACAAALATIETIEADGLVARAQHIEVLMKDRLGRLQAEDDRIGDVRGRGAMIAVELVKAGTTTPDPELTKALCAGAHAAGVIVLSCGTYGNVLRFLPPLTISDELLIEGLDVLELILRDL, from the coding sequence TTGAGTCATCCCGAGCAGAGCCGCCATCTGGCCACCACCATCCCGGGACCGAAATCTGAGGCTTTGAGCGGCCGGAAGATGGCCGCTGTCGCCCGTGGTGTCGGCACCACCATGCCGGTGTATGCCACCCGCGCCGGCGGCGGCATCGTCGAGGACGTCGACGGTAATCGGCTCATTGATCTGGGCTCGGGCATTGCCGTCACCACCATCGGCAACTCCTCGCCGCGGGTGGTCGAGGCGGTGGCCGCACAAGCCGGCAACTTCACCCATACGTGCTTCATGGTGACGCCGTATGAGCGGTACGTCGCGGTCTGCGAGCACCTCAACCGCCTCACGCCGGTGCACGGCGAGAAGCGTTCGGCCTTGTTCAATTCCGGTTCCGAGGCCGTCGAGAACGCCGTCAAGATCGCCAGGTCCTACACCCACAAGACCGCCGTCGTCGCCTTCGACCACGCCTATCACGGGCGCACCAACCTCACGATGGCGCTGACCGCCAAGGCCATGCCCTACAAGCACGGCTTCGGCCCGTTCGCCCCCGAGATCTACCGGGCGCCGTTGTCCTACCCCTATCGCGACGCCGAGTTCGGCAAGGAGCTGGCCACTGACGGCGCGCTGGCGGCCAAGCGGGCCATCGACGTGATGGAAAAGCAGATCGGCGCGGACAACCTGGCAGCGGTGATCATCGAACCAATCCAGGGCGAGGGCGGGTTCATCGTCCCGGCCGACGGCTTCCTGCCCGCCCTGTTGGGGTGGTGCCGCGACAACAACGTGGTGTTCATCGCCGACGAGGTGCAGACCGGGTTCGCCCGGACCGGCGCCATGTTCGCCTGCGAACACGAGGGCATCGATCCCGATCTCATCGTGACCGCCAAGGGGATCGCCGACGGCCTGCCGTTGTCGGCGGTGACCGGCCGCGCCGAGATCATGGACTCGCCGCATGTCTCCGGGTTGGGCGGCACCTACGGCGGCAACCCGATCGCCTGCGCGGCGGCGCTGGCCACCATCGAGACCATCGAGGCCGATGGGTTGGTCGCCCGGGCCCAGCACATCGAGGTGCTGATGAAGGACCGACTGGGCCGGTTGCAGGCCGAGGACGACCGCATCGGCGACGTGCGCGGCCGGGGAGCGATGATCGCCGTCGAACTGGTCAAGGCCGGCACGACCACGCCCGACCCGGAGCTGACCAAGGCACTGTGCGCCGGCGCCCATGCGGCCGGGGTGATCGTGCTGTCCTGCGGCACCTACGGCAATGTGCTGCGCTTCCTGCCGCCGTTGACGATCAGCGACGAACTGCTGATCGAGGGGCTCGACGTACTCGAGCTGATCCTGCGCGACCTCTGA